One window of Fusobacterium polymorphum genomic DNA carries:
- the prfA gene encoding peptide chain release factor 1, translating to MFDKLEEVVTRYDELNKMLVSPEVLADSKKMIECNKAINEITEIVEKYKEYKKYVDDIEFIKESFKTEKDSEMKEMLNEELKEAEEKLPKLEEELKILLLPKDKNDDKNVIVEIRGGAGGDEAALFAADLFRMYSRYAERKKWKIEIIEKQDGELGGIKEIAFTIIGLGAYSRLKFESGVHRVQRVPKTEASGRIHTSTATVAVLPEVEDVQEVTVDPKDLKIDTYRSGGAGGQHVNMTDSAVRITHLPTGIVVQCQDERSQLKNREKAMKHLLTKLYEMEQEKQRSEVESERRLQVGTGDRAEKIRTYNFPDGRITDHRIKLTVHQLEAFLDGDIDEMIDALITFHQAELLSASEE from the coding sequence ATGTTTGATAAATTAGAAGAAGTTGTTACTAGATATGATGAGCTTAACAAAATGTTAGTTAGTCCAGAAGTTCTAGCAGATTCTAAAAAAATGATAGAATGTAACAAAGCTATAAATGAAATAACAGAGATTGTTGAAAAATACAAAGAATACAAAAAATATGTAGATGATATTGAATTTATAAAAGAAAGTTTTAAAACAGAAAAAGATTCTGAAATGAAAGAGATGCTTAATGAAGAGTTAAAAGAAGCAGAAGAAAAATTACCAAAACTTGAAGAAGAATTAAAAATTTTGTTACTACCAAAAGATAAAAATGATGATAAGAATGTTATTGTTGAAATAAGAGGTGGAGCAGGAGGAGATGAAGCAGCTCTATTTGCAGCTGATTTATTTAGAATGTATTCAAGATATGCTGAAAGAAAAAAATGGAAAATTGAAATTATAGAAAAGCAAGATGGAGAACTTGGTGGAATAAAAGAAATTGCTTTTACTATAATTGGTTTAGGAGCATATTCAAGATTAAAGTTTGAATCAGGAGTTCATAGAGTACAAAGAGTTCCAAAAACAGAAGCCTCTGGAAGAATTCATACTTCAACTGCAACTGTTGCTGTTTTACCAGAAGTTGAAGATGTTCAAGAGGTTACAGTTGACCCTAAGGACTTAAAAATAGATACTTACAGATCTGGTGGAGCAGGAGGACAACATGTTAATATGACAGACTCTGCTGTAAGAATTACTCACTTACCTACTGGGATAGTAGTTCAATGCCAAGATGAAAGATCTCAATTAAAGAATAGAGAAAAAGCTATGAAACACTTACTTACTAAACTTTATGAAATGGAACAAGAAAAACAAAGAAGCGAAGTTGAATCTGAAAGAAGATTACAAGTAGGAACAGGAGATAGAGCAGAAAAGATTAGAACATACAACTTCCCAGATGGAAGAATTACAGATCATAGAATAAAGCTTACAGTACATCAATTAGAAGCATTTTTAGACGGGGATATAGATGAAATGATTGATGCACTTATAACTTTCCACCAAGCAGAACTTTTATCTGCTTCTGAGGAATAA
- the prmC gene encoding peptide chain release factor N(5)-glutamine methyltransferase: protein MNLVEILKFSEEYLKKYSFSKPRLEAEKLVSYVLNLDRIALYIHYERELSEDEKTSIKQYLKKMTEENKSFDELKGEKKDYKEENLDIFNKSVEYLKKNGVPNSLLDAEYIFSDVLKVSRNTLKYSMSREIKEEDKDKIREMLVLRAKKRKPLQYILGEWEFYGLPFKVSEGVLIPRADTEILVEQCIQLMRDIEEPNILDIGTGSGAISIAIANELKSSSVTGIDINEKALKLANENKILNKIENVNFIESNLFEKLDKDFKYDLIVSNPPYISKEEYEILMPEVKNYEPQNALTDLGDGLYFYREISKLAGEYLKDTGYLAYEIGYNQAKDVSKILQDNNFAILSIVKDYGGNDRVIIAKKAIKAENFEEIEEEEDVNLSE from the coding sequence ATGAATTTAGTAGAAATATTAAAATTTTCTGAAGAGTATTTGAAAAAATACTCTTTTTCAAAACCCCGTTTAGAAGCAGAAAAGTTAGTATCTTATGTTTTAAATCTTGATAGAATAGCACTTTATATTCATTATGAAAGAGAATTGTCAGAAGATGAAAAAACTTCAATTAAACAATATTTAAAAAAGATGACAGAAGAAAATAAAAGTTTTGATGAATTAAAAGGTGAAAAGAAAGATTATAAAGAAGAAAATTTAGATATCTTTAATAAATCTGTTGAATACCTTAAAAAAAATGGAGTTCCAAATTCATTGCTAGATGCTGAATATATATTTTCAGATGTTTTAAAAGTTAGTAGAAATACTTTAAAATACAGTATGTCAAGAGAAATCAAAGAAGAAGATAAAGATAAAATTAGAGAAATGTTAGTTTTAAGAGCAAAAAAAAGAAAACCTCTTCAATATATTTTAGGAGAATGGGAATTTTATGGTTTACCATTTAAAGTGAGTGAAGGAGTATTAATTCCAAGAGCAGATACAGAAATTTTAGTTGAACAATGTATCCAACTTATGAGAGATATTGAAGAACCTAATATTTTAGATATAGGTACTGGAAGTGGAGCTATATCAATAGCTATTGCAAATGAGTTAAAGTCAAGTTCTGTAACAGGGATTGATATAAATGAAAAGGCTCTTAAACTTGCAAATGAAAATAAAATATTAAATAAAATAGAAAATGTTAATTTTATAGAGTCTAATTTATTTGAAAAACTTGATAAAGATTTTAAATATGATTTAATAGTTTCAAACCCTCCATATATAAGTAAAGAAGAATATGAAATTCTTATGCCAGAAGTTAAAAATTATGAGCCTCAAAATGCTTTAACAGATTTAGGAGATGGCTTGTATTTTTATAGAGAAATATCTAAATTAGCAGGAGAATATTTAAAAGATACAGGCTATTTAGCTTATGAAATTGGATATAATCAAGCAAAAGATGTTTCAAAGATTTTACAGGATAATAACTTTGCTATTTTATCTATAGTAAAAGATTATGGTGGTAATGATAGAGTAATAATTGCTAAAAAAGCAATAAAAGCAGAGAATTTTGAAGAAATTGAGGAAGAGGAAGATGTCAACTTATCTGAGTGA
- the queA gene encoding tRNA preQ1(34) S-adenosylmethionine ribosyltransferase-isomerase QueA, giving the protein MSTYLSDYDYFLPEELIGQRPREPRDSAKLMLIDRKNESVEHKKFYNIIDYLQKGDVLVRNATKVIPARIFGHKDTGGVLEILLIKRITLDTWECLLKPAKKLKLGQKLYIGENKELIAELLEIKEDGNRILKFYHEGSFEEILDKLGSMPLPPYITSKLENKDRYQTVYAQRGESVAAPTAGLHFTEELLKKILDKGVVIVDIFLEVGLGTFRPVQTENVLEHKMHEESFEISEKVAKIINEAKAEGRRIISVGTTATRALESSVDENGKLIAQKKDTGIFIYPGYKFKIVDALITNFHLPKSTLLMLVSAFYDREKMLEIYNLAVKEKYHFFSFGDSMFIY; this is encoded by the coding sequence ATGTCAACTTATCTGAGTGATTATGATTATTTTTTACCTGAGGAACTTATAGGTCAGAGGCCAAGAGAACCAAGAGATTCAGCTAAACTTATGTTAATTGATAGAAAAAATGAAAGTGTAGAACATAAAAAATTCTATAATATAATTGACTATTTACAAAAGGGAGATGTTTTAGTTAGAAATGCTACTAAAGTTATTCCTGCTAGAATCTTTGGTCATAAGGATACTGGTGGAGTTTTAGAAATTCTTTTGATTAAAAGAATCACTTTAGATACTTGGGAATGTCTTTTGAAGCCTGCTAAAAAATTAAAATTAGGTCAAAAATTATATATAGGTGAAAATAAGGAACTTATAGCAGAACTTTTAGAAATAAAAGAAGATGGTAACAGAATTTTAAAATTTTATCATGAAGGAAGTTTTGAAGAAATTTTAGATAAATTAGGGTCTATGCCTTTACCGCCTTATATAACAAGTAAGTTAGAAAATAAAGATAGATATCAAACTGTTTATGCTCAAAGAGGAGAGTCAGTAGCTGCTCCAACAGCAGGACTACATTTTACAGAAGAGCTATTAAAAAAGATTTTAGATAAAGGTGTAGTGATAGTTGATATTTTTTTAGAAGTAGGATTGGGTACTTTTAGACCTGTTCAAACAGAAAATGTTTTAGAACATAAAATGCATGAAGAAAGTTTTGAAATTTCAGAAAAAGTTGCTAAAATAATAAATGAAGCTAAGGCAGAAGGAAGAAGAATTATATCAGTAGGAACTACTGCTACAAGAGCACTAGAATCATCTGTTGATGAGAATGGAAAGTTGATTGCACAGAAAAAAGATACAGGAATATTTATCTATCCTGGATATAAATTTAAAATAGTAGATGCCTTAATTACAAATTTTCATCTTCCTAAATCTACACTTTTAATGTTAGTTTCAGCATTTTATGATAGAGAAAAGATGCTTGAAATATATAATCTGGCAGTTAAAGAAAAATATCATTTTTTTAGCTTTGGGGATAGTATGTTTATTTACTAA
- the rsmD gene encoding 16S rRNA (guanine(966)-N(2))-methyltransferase RsmD — MRIIAGEAKNRIIKTRKGFDTRPTLESVKESLFSIIAPYIEDSIFLDLFSGSGSISLEAISRGAKRAVMIEKDGEALKYIIENIDNLGFSDRCRAYKNDVIRAIEILGRKNEKFDIIFMDPPYQDNVTKKVLKAIDKANILAEDGLIICEHHLLEDLEDNIASFRKTDERKYNKKILTFYTK; from the coding sequence ATGAGAATAATAGCAGGAGAAGCTAAAAATAGAATAATTAAGACAAGAAAAGGTTTTGATACAAGACCTACTCTTGAAAGTGTTAAAGAATCTCTTTTTTCAATAATTGCTCCTTATATTGAAGATAGTATTTTCCTTGACTTATTCAGTGGAAGTGGAAGTATTTCACTTGAAGCGATAAGCAGAGGTGCTAAAAGGGCAGTAATGATTGAAAAAGATGGAGAAGCATTAAAATATATTATTGAAAATATAGATAATTTAGGTTTTTCAGATAGATGTAGAGCCTATAAAAATGATGTTATTAGGGCAATAGAGATATTAGGAAGAAAGAATGAAAAATTTGATATAATTTTTATGGATCCTCCATATCAGGATAATGTTACTAAAAAAGTTTTAAAAGCAATAGATAAGGCAAATATTTTAGCAGAAGATGGACTTATTATCTGTGAACACCATTTACTTGAAGATTTAGAAGATAATATTGCTTCATTTAGAAAAACTGATGAGAGAAAATATAATAAAAAAATATTAACATTTTATACAAAATAA
- the xseB gene encoding exodeoxyribonuclease VII small subunit: MGKNTFEENLENLDKIIESLESGELSLDDAIKEYESAMKLIKSSSKILNEAEGKLLKVIEKNGEIDIEEI; encoded by the coding sequence ATGGGAAAAAATACTTTTGAAGAAAATTTAGAAAATTTAGATAAAATTATTGAGTCATTAGAAAGTGGGGAGCTTAGTTTAGATGATGCAATAAAGGAATATGAAAGTGCTATGAAACTTATAAAATCATCTTCTAAGATATTGAATGAAGCTGAGGGGAAATTATTAAAAGTTATTGAAAAAAATGGTGAAATAGATATAGAGGAGATTTAA
- a CDS encoding polyprenyl synthetase family protein: MKDFQVYLKEKTSFFETELKKELQELSYPETIAKGMEYAILNGGKRLRPFLLFATLELLNQNIEKGVKSAIALEMIHSYSLVHDDLPALDNDDYRRGKLTTHKVFGEAEGILIGDSLLTYAFYILSQKNLKFLSSEQIVNIISKTSEYAGINGMIGGQMIDIESENKKIDLETLKYIHSHKTGKLIKLPIEIACIIANVEKDKKEVLEEYANLIGLAFQVKDDILDVEGTFEELGKPVGSDVDLHKATYPSILGMEESKKILNDTVEKAKEIIKNNFGEEKGKILISLADFIKDRNK; encoded by the coding sequence ATGAAAGATTTCCAAGTTTATTTAAAAGAAAAAACTAGTTTTTTTGAAACTGAATTAAAAAAAGAATTACAAGAACTTTCCTACCCTGAAACTATCGCTAAGGGTATGGAATATGCTATTTTAAATGGTGGAAAAAGGTTAAGACCTTTTTTACTTTTTGCAACATTAGAATTATTAAATCAAAATATAGAAAAAGGTGTAAAGTCTGCAATAGCATTGGAGATGATACATTCATATTCGCTTGTTCATGATGATTTACCAGCTCTTGATAATGATGACTATAGGAGAGGAAAATTAACAACACATAAAGTTTTTGGTGAAGCTGAGGGAATACTTATAGGAGATTCACTGTTAACTTATGCTTTTTATATTCTTTCTCAAAAAAATTTAAAGTTTTTATCTTCTGAACAGATTGTAAATATTATTTCAAAGACTTCTGAATATGCAGGAATAAATGGAATGATAGGTGGACAGATGATAGATATTGAAAGTGAAAATAAGAAAATAGATTTGGAAACTTTAAAATATATTCATAGTCATAAAACAGGAAAGCTTATTAAACTTCCTATTGAAATAGCTTGTATCATTGCTAATGTGGAAAAAGATAAAAAAGAAGTTTTAGAAGAATATGCAAATTTGATTGGTTTAGCTTTTCAAGTTAAAGATGATATTTTAGATGTTGAAGGAACTTTTGAAGAGTTAGGAAAACCTGTGGGTAGTGATGTTGATTTACATAAGGCTACTTATCCAAGTATTTTAGGAATGGAAGAAAGTAAAAAAATTCTAAATGACACTGTTGAAAAAGCAAAAGAAATTATTAAAAACAATTTTGGAGAAGAAAAAGGAAAAATTTTAATTTCTCTTGCCGATTTTATAAAAGATAGAAATAAATAA
- a CDS encoding isoprenyl transferase codes for MERNIPHHIAIIMDGNGRWAKKRGLARSFGHMEGAKTLRKALEYLTEIGVKYLTVYAFSTENWNRPQDEVSTLMKLFLKYIKNERKNMMKNKIRFFVSGRKNNIPEKLQKEIEKLEEETKNNDKITLNIAFNYGSRAEIVDAVNKIIEDGKVNITEEDFAKYLYNDFPDPDLVIRTSGEMRISNFLLWQIAYSELYITDTLWPDFDEKEIDKAIESYNQRERRFGGVKNV; via the coding sequence ATGGAAAGAAATATACCCCATCATATTGCAATAATTATGGATGGAAATGGAAGATGGGCAAAAAAAAGAGGCCTTGCTAGAAGTTTTGGACATATGGAAGGAGCAAAAACATTAAGAAAGGCTCTTGAATATTTAACAGAAATAGGAGTTAAATATTTAACTGTTTATGCTTTTTCAACAGAAAATTGGAATAGACCACAAGATGAAGTTTCAACACTTATGAAACTGTTTTTAAAATATATAAAAAATGAAAGAAAAAATATGATGAAAAATAAGATTCGTTTTTTTGTTTCAGGTAGAAAAAATAACATTCCAGAAAAATTACAAAAAGAAATTGAAAAGTTAGAAGAAGAAACTAAAAATAATGATAAAATAACATTAAATATAGCATTTAACTATGGTAGTAGAGCAGAAATAGTAGATGCAGTGAATAAAATAATAGAAGATGGAAAAGTAAATATAACAGAAGAAGATTTTGCTAAATACCTATATAATGATTTTCCAGATCCAGACTTAGTTATAAGAACAAGTGGAGAAATGAGAATATCAAACTTTTTATTATGGCAAATAGCTTATTCAGAGCTTTATATCACAGATACTTTATGGCCAGATTTTGATGAAAAGGAGATAGATAAAGCTATTGAAAGTTATAATCAGAGAGAAAGAAGATTTGGAGGAGTAAAAAATGTTTAA
- a CDS encoding phosphatidate cytidylyltransferase — protein sequence MFKWNRVLVALIGVPLLLFIYAGESFFRINLYGLPMLIFTNLVIGVGIYEFYKMVKVLGKEVYDKFGILVAITIPNLVYLSNQSHYSYLEQELIAVVLIVATIFMLTYRVFRNQIKGTLEKVSYTLLGIIYVSVFFSQIINLYFLGAVFPLILQVLVWVSDTSAGIVGVTIGRKFFKNGFTEISPKKSVEGALGSIIFTGLAFVLIIFFYERIVGVTLGQVFMAFIMGAIISVVAQIGDLIESLFKRECGVKDSGTILMGHGGVLDRFDSMILVLPFVTMVLYFFHLYISYRYQI from the coding sequence ATGTTTAAGTGGAATAGAGTTTTAGTAGCATTAATAGGAGTTCCATTATTATTATTTATTTATGCAGGTGAAAGTTTTTTCAGAATAAACCTTTATGGATTACCTATGCTAATTTTTACAAATCTAGTTATTGGTGTAGGAATTTATGAATTTTATAAGATGGTAAAAGTATTAGGTAAAGAAGTATATGATAAATTTGGAATTCTTGTTGCTATAACAATACCAAATTTAGTATATCTTAGCAATCAAAGTCATTATAGTTATTTAGAGCAAGAATTAATTGCAGTTGTGTTAATAGTTGCAACTATTTTTATGTTAACATATAGAGTTTTTAGAAATCAAATAAAAGGGACTTTGGAGAAAGTATCTTATACTTTACTAGGAATAATATATGTATCTGTGTTTTTCTCACAAATAATAAATCTTTATTTCTTAGGAGCAGTATTTCCATTAATTCTGCAAGTTTTAGTTTGGGTATCAGATACATCAGCTGGAATAGTTGGAGTTACAATAGGAAGAAAATTCTTTAAAAATGGCTTTACAGAAATAAGCCCCAAAAAATCTGTTGAAGGTGCATTGGGTTCAATTATCTTTACAGGATTAGCATTTGTTTTAATCATATTTTTTTATGAAAGAATAGTAGGAGTGACATTGGGACAAGTATTTATGGCGTTTATTATGGGGGCGATAATATCTGTTGTTGCTCAAATTGGAGATTTAATAGAATCATTATTTAAAAGAGAATGTGGAGTTAAAGATTCTGGAACTATACTTATGGGGCATGGTGGAGTATTAGATAGATTTGATAGTATGATATTAGTTTTACCTTTTGTAACTATGGTACTATATTTCTTTCATTTATATATAAGTTATCGATATCAAATTTAA
- the dxr gene encoding 1-deoxy-D-xylulose-5-phosphate reductoisomerase — protein sequence MKKILILGSTGSIGTNALELIRNNREKYEVVGISGNKNIELLKKQIEEFKPTSIYVGAEQDALNLKKEYPFIKEVYFGENGLAELSKNSDYDIILTAVSGAIGIDATVEAIKREKRIALANKETMVSAGVYINKLLKEYPKAEIIPVDSEHSALFQSLQGFRKDNVKKLIITASGGTFRGKDLEYLENVTVEQALKHPNWSMGKKITIDSSTLVNKGLEVIEAHELFNVDYDDIDVIVHPQSIIHSMVEYVDGSIIAQMGVANMKTPILYAFNYPEKEFNSSINFLDLIKNNNLTFEEADRKVFKGIDLAYRAGRTGGTMPTVFNASNEVAVELFMKKKIKFLDIYRIIEDAMNSHQVVSLDTDNALNIIKEVDRETRKKVREQWER from the coding sequence ATGAAAAAGATTCTAATTCTTGGTTCAACTGGAAGTATAGGAACAAATGCACTTGAACTTATCAGAAATAATAGAGAAAAATATGAAGTTGTTGGTATCAGTGGAAATAAAAATATAGAATTATTAAAAAAGCAAATTGAAGAATTTAAACCTACATCTATTTATGTTGGTGCTGAACAAGATGCTTTAAATTTAAAAAAAGAATATCCTTTTATAAAAGAAGTTTATTTTGGAGAAAATGGACTAGCAGAACTTTCTAAAAATTCTGATTATGATATTATTTTAACAGCAGTAAGTGGAGCAATTGGTATAGATGCAACTGTTGAAGCTATAAAAAGAGAGAAAAGAATAGCTCTTGCTAATAAGGAAACAATGGTATCAGCAGGGGTATATATAAATAAACTTTTAAAAGAATATCCAAAAGCAGAAATTATTCCAGTGGATAGTGAACACTCAGCATTATTTCAATCATTACAAGGTTTTAGAAAAGATAATGTGAAGAAATTAATAATAACAGCAAGTGGTGGAACATTTAGAGGAAAGGATTTAGAATATTTAGAAAATGTTACTGTGGAGCAAGCATTAAAACATCCAAATTGGTCTATGGGTAAAAAAATCACAATTGATTCTTCAACTTTAGTCAATAAAGGGCTTGAAGTTATAGAAGCACATGAGTTATTTAATGTAGATTATGATGATATTGATGTTATTGTACATCCACAAAGTATAATTCATTCTATGGTTGAATATGTTGATGGAAGCATTATAGCACAAATGGGAGTTGCTAATATGAAAACTCCAATACTTTATGCTTTCAATTATCCTGAAAAAGAATTTAATTCTTCAATAAATTTTTTAGATTTAATAAAAAATAATAACTTAACTTTTGAAGAAGCTGATAGAAAAGTTTTTAAAGGAATTGATTTAGCTTATAGAGCTGGTAGAACTGGAGGTACTATGCCAACAGTTTTTAATGCTTCAAATGAAGTTGCAGTTGAATTATTTATGAAAAAGAAAATAAAATTTTTAGATATTTATAGAATTATTGAAGATGCTATGAATAGTCATCAAGTAGTAAGTTTGGATACTGATAATGCTTTAAATATTATAAAAGAAGTTGATAGAGAAACAAGAAAGAAAGTGAGAGAGCAATGGGAAAGATAA
- a CDS encoding dTMP kinase: MGKIIVIEGTDSSGKETQTKLLYERVKKIYDKTIKISFPNYDSPACEPVKMYLAGAFGTDATKVNPYPISTMYAIDRYASFKQDWEKKYTDDYIIITDRYVTSNMIHQASKIKNNEEKDEYLKWLVDLEYNKNKIPEPDIVIFLKMPIDKAKELMENRKNKIDGSEKKDIHEVNEDYLKKSYDNATAISKKYNWREIECVENNKIKSIERINDEIFSKIKKIIEY, translated from the coding sequence ATGGGAAAGATAATTGTGATAGAGGGTACCGATTCAAGTGGAAAAGAAACTCAGACAAAATTATTGTATGAAAGAGTAAAAAAAATATATGATAAGACTATAAAAATTTCTTTTCCTAACTATGATAGTCCTGCATGTGAGCCAGTTAAAATGTATTTAGCAGGAGCTTTTGGAACAGATGCAACTAAGGTAAATCCTTATCCTATATCAACAATGTATGCTATTGATAGATATGCTTCTTTCAAACAAGATTGGGAGAAAAAATATACTGATGATTATATTATAATAACTGACAGATATGTAACTTCAAATATGATACATCAAGCTTCTAAAATAAAAAATAATGAAGAAAAAGATGAATATTTGAAGTGGCTTGTAGATTTAGAATATAATAAAAATAAAATTCCAGAACCAGATATAGTTATTTTTTTAAAAATGCCAATAGATAAAGCAAAAGAGCTTATGGAAAATAGAAAAAATAAAATAGATGGTTCAGAAAAAAAAGATATACATGAAGTAAATGAAGATTATTTAAAAAAATCTTATGATAATGCAACAGCTATTTCAAAAAAATATAATTGGCGTGAAATAGAATGTGTTGAAAATAATAAAATTAAAAGTATAGAGAGAATAAATGATGAAATTTTCTCTAAAATTAAAAAGATAATAGAATATTAA
- a CDS encoding M50 family metallopeptidase, producing the protein MAFLIAVVMLGLIIFVHELGHFLTAKLFKMPVSEFSIGMGPQVFSVDTNKTAYSFRAIPIGGYVNIEGMEIGSEVENGFSSKPAYQRFIVLFAGVFMNFLMAFILLFITAKVSGRIEYDTNAIIGGLVKGGANEQILKVDDKVLELDGKKINVWTDISEVTKVSQDKQEISALIERNGKQENITLKLTKDEENDRVVLGISPKYKKVDLSTTESLDFAKNSFNSILSDTVKGFFTLFSGKASLKEISGPVGIFKVVGEVSKFGWVSIISLCVVLSINIGVLNLLPIPALDGGRIIFVLLELFGIKVNKKWEEKLHKGGMILLLFFILMISVNDVWKLFN; encoded by the coding sequence ATGGCATTTTTAATTGCAGTAGTAATGCTGGGTTTAATAATATTTGTACATGAATTAGGGCATTTTTTAACTGCTAAACTTTTCAAAATGCCTGTGAGTGAATTTTCAATAGGAATGGGCCCACAGGTTTTCTCAGTTGATACAAATAAAACAGCATATTCTTTTAGGGCAATTCCAATAGGAGGATATGTTAATATAGAAGGAATGGAAATAGGGAGTGAAGTGGAAAATGGTTTTAGTTCTAAACCAGCATATCAAAGATTTATAGTCCTATTTGCAGGAGTTTTTATGAATTTTTTAATGGCTTTTATATTACTTTTTATAACAGCAAAAGTAAGTGGTAGAATAGAATATGATACCAATGCTATTATTGGAGGTTTAGTAAAAGGTGGAGCGAATGAACAAATATTAAAAGTAGATGATAAAGTTTTAGAACTAGATGGAAAAAAAATAAATGTATGGACAGATATTTCAGAAGTGACAAAAGTATCACAGGATAAACAAGAAATATCTGCTTTGATAGAAAGAAATGGTAAACAAGAAAACATAACTTTAAAACTGACAAAAGATGAAGAGAATGATAGAGTTGTATTAGGCATTTCGCCTAAATATAAAAAGGTAGATTTATCCACAACAGAGAGTTTAGATTTTGCAAAGAATTCATTTAATTCAATATTATCAGATACTGTAAAAGGTTTTTTTACACTTTTTTCAGGGAAAGCTAGTTTAAAAGAAATTAGTGGACCAGTTGGAATTTTTAAAGTTGTGGGAGAAGTATCAAAATTTGGATGGGTATCTATTATAAGTTTATGTGTGGTTCTTTCAATAAATATAGGAGTGTTAAATTTATTACCTATACCTGCACTTGATGGAGGAAGAATTATTTTCGTACTTTTAGAGCTTTTTGGAATAAAAGTTAATAAAAAATGGGAAGAAAAATTGCATAAAGGTGGAATGATACTTTTATTATTTTTTATTCTAATGATTAGTGTTAATGATGTCTGGAAACTTTTTAATTAA